The DNA region TGCGAAGGAGTTTCCCCGGGTAATACTTTTCAAAAGGATGTGCTGGAGGAAATAGCCATGTGGGAATATATCGCCAACCTGCATGTTCATACAAATTATTCTGATGGCAGCGGGTCAGTCAGGGATATTGTTCATGCGGCAGAGAATGCCGGTATTGATGTGGTAGGGATAACAGACCATTCAACCTTGGCGGCTTGGGAAAGAGGAGAAGAGGGTTGGCACGGTGCGGTGTTTGTTCTGGTAGGGGTGGAGATAAACCAGGCTATTAACCACTATCTGGCCTTTGGCATCGAAAACCTGGTTGCGGATGATGACGCTTTGCCCCAAAATGTCATTAATAAGGTACACCAAATGGGCGGCATTGGTTTTATAGCGCATCCATATGAAAAGGGCAGCCCGCTGATAGAATCCGGCCGGAGTTTTCCTTGGACAGACTGGCAGGTTAAGGATTATACCGGCATCTGCATTTGGAATTATACCTCCCAATGGCGAGACAGCATCAGGTCGGCCTCTGAAGCCCTGTGGAGGGTATATATTGCTCCAAACAATCCCATCAAGTCTGCCTGCCCCGGGGCACTCTGGCGCTGGGACCAGGAGAACCTGAAGCGGCAGGTGGTAGCTATAGGCGGTTCTGATGCCCATGCAGTCCAGGTCAAATATGGCCCTTTTAAGCCGGTGATCTTTCCGTATGAGTTTTTGTTCAGGTGCATTAATACCCACATCCTTACCGGCACCCCTCTTGCGGGTAATCACCCGAACGACAGGCAGATCCTCCTGACTGCATTAGCCCAGGGCCATTGTTTTATCGCTTTTGATTATTACTATCCAGCCAGAGGATTTCGCTTTCAGGCTGTAAATGATCACCAGTTGCTGTCTGTAATGGGGGACACCTGCCCATTAAGTCCAGGGGTTGCTTTGGAGGTTGCCCTGCCGTATCCGGGTGAAATCAGGTTGATAAAAAACGGCCAGCTGACCGTTGTGCAAAAAGGCTCGAAAGCGGGATGGAGGATTGCTGAGCCCGGTGTTTACCGGGTTGAGGTATGGAAAAGGGTATATGGCCTTAAGTCCATGGCCTGGATTTATTCCAACCCCATTTATGTCTGCTAGGACAGCCGCCGGTTGATTGCAGCAGACTTGAGGAGGGAGAATATTTTTGTTAAATTACCGGAGTTACGCTATGGCTGTGGCAATTGGCCTTGCTATATTGCTCTATCTGGCAGCCGGCAGCCTGACTTACCTGAGTTCACCGGAGTATAAAAGGATTTCTCCTCAAGATGCAAAACAGAGACTGGAGACGGAAAAAACAATCGTGCTTTTGGATGTAAGAACACAGGAAGAACATCAAGAAAAGCGCATTCCGGGCAGCACTTTAATCCCGGTAGATAATCTGGCGGCGAATGTCTTGAATGTTATCCCCGATAAACAGACAGTTATCATCATATACTGCCGCAGCGGACGCCGCAGCGAGATTGCCGCCAGGATGCTTTTAAAGCTGGGGTACAGGGAAGTCTTCGATTTAGGCGGCATCAATGACTGGCCTTATGAGGTACAGCAAAATAAATTGCACAAGTAACTTAATGACATGACAAGCAAGAGGGGAGATACCCCCTCTTGAATTTTTTTTTAGGAATTGCAGGAGTTTTATCGTCTGGGGCGAATACTAAGTGGGGAATAGTGGGTAAAAGTGGGTCATAAGGCTTGCTTTGTGGGGTGAATTAACATGTTTATGGGAGAATTCCATCACTCCATCGATGAAAAAGGCCGGTTAACCTTGCCGGCCAGGTTTCGTGACGGTCTGGGCGAGCGCTTTGTGATCACCAAAGGGTTGGATAACTGCCTGTTTGTCTATCCCATGGATGAATGGGCCAATCTGGAGCAAAAGCTGCGGGTCCTGCCATTTACTAATGGCGATGCCAGGGCCTTTGTGCGTTTTTTTCTCTCTGGCGCTGCTGAATGTGAGTTGGACAGGCAGGGAAGAATACTACTCCCCGCAAACCTGAGGGAATACGGTCAATTGGAAAAAGATGCCGTCGTGATTGGAGTATCTTCCCGGGTGGAAATCTGGGCTAAAGAGGCTTGGGAGGTTTACAGTCAGAAGGCCCAAATCAACTATGAGGGGCTGGCCGAAAAAATTGTTGATCTTGGTATTTAATCACACCGGCTTTTTTGGTTAAGGAGGTGGCAAGGATTGGAGTTTGCCCATACCCCGGTGCTGCTCAGAGAAACCATTGAGCATTTGAATATTATTCCAGATGGAGTGTATGTTGACTGCACGGTCGGAGGGGCTGGCCATAGTCATGCCATAGCAAGACGACTTAACCAGTCAGGGGTTTTAGTGGGTATCGATCAGGATCCGGCTGCCATCAGAGCGGCAGGGCAGCAGTTAGCTGCAAGCGCAGCCAGGGTCCATCTGGTCCATGCCAACTTTTCAGAGGTGTCTGAAGTGTTAAGAGCACTAAACCTAAAGAAAGCAAACGGGTTTATTTTTGATTTAGGTGTGTCATCCCATCAGTTGGATGAATTGGAACGAGGATTTGCCTATATGCAGGAGGCCCCCCTGGACATGAGAATGGATCCGGTGCGTCAAACCAAGACAGCAAAGGATCTGGTCAATAATCTATCTGAAGAAGAAATAGCTCATCTTTTATGGCAATATGGTGAGGAGAGATGGGCTAAGCGGATAGCAGCCTTTGTTGTTGAGCATAGGGCTCTGTCTCCGGTTGAAACGACCAGTCGCCTGGTAAACATAATTAAGGCCGCTATTCCAAAAGGAGCCAGAAAAGACGGGCCCCATCCCGCAAAGCGGACTTTTCAGGCCTTACGGATTGCTGTTAACGACGAATTAGAACATCTGAGGAAAGCGTTGGACCAGGTAGCTCATTTTCTGATCCGGGGCGGCCGCTTATGTGTAATTACTTTCCACTCCCTGGAAGACAGAATAGTGAAACATAAAATCAACGAGTTGGCCAGATCCTGCTCTTGTCCTGGAGAAATACCTTTTTGTGTGTGCAATCAGGAACCACTATTAAAACCGGTTTTCAGGAAACCGATTGTCCCGTCTGCCGGAGAAATTGCTGAAAATCCCAGAGCCCGCAGCGCCAAACTGCGGGTAGCTGAGCGGGTATAATTTTTCGTTCTATTTGGTGAGGAGGCAGAATAATTATGTCACTAGCTCAAGCCAAGCAAGATTATTCATACCGCTATCAGATTTCGCCGCAAACACAGGATTTGGGACAGCAAAACAGAAAAAAAAGATGCGCTGGGTCGCGGCATGGTCATGTCATTGTATTCGGTTTCGTGCTGATCTGTTTTGCACTGGGTTTGTCCATTGTGGCCCAAACCGCCAGGCTCAATGCCAAGGGCTATTATCTGTATAAACTGCAAAATGAAGTGCAAAGTCTAGGGAGAGAGGCAGATATTATCCGGCTGGAAATCGCTCAGATGCGTACCTTAGCAAGGGTAGAAAATATTGCTGTTGCGCAGTTGGGCATGCGAAGGCCGGGAACCGCAGACTGGGGTGTATTGCCTGAAAGTCAAAGACTGGAATTGCCAAATCAAGCTGTTGCGTCAGCCTCAGTGTTGCCACCTGGTCAGAAACCAGTAGCCGGAATGCTGAATAAATTGCTGGCCAGTTGGTTTGGACTCGGGTCGCATGCTAAGGCTTCCGAAAATTAAAGGCCAACCAGACTAAGAGTTCTGTTAGGAGCCCGGGCCGAGAGCGGAGGTTAATTGGCGGGATGCTAAGCAAAGTTAATATCAACAAAAGAGTAACCGTCCTATTTCTGCTCTTAATTGCGGTGTTGTCAGGCCTTAATTTGCGGATGGCATGGATTCAGCTCGTTAAGGGCAGTGAATACCAACAACGCGCGTTGGATAACAGATTGAGGGAGATCCCTGTCGAGGCCAAGCGGGGTAAGATTCTTGACCGCAACGATAAAGAACTGGCAGTCAGTATTACTACTCCCTCAATTGGAGCTTTTCCACTTGAGGTCAGGCGTTCTGGCAAAGCAGAAGAAATTGCGGCAAAACTGGCTCCGCTTTTGGAGTTAACTGAGGATGAAGTATTAAAAAGTATTACCAGGAAAGAGTACTTCTGGTGGATTAAGCGGAAAGTGCCTTTTAATGTGGGTGCCATGATTAAAGAGTTGGACCTGCCTGGCATCAGGGTAGTGGAAGAGAGCCAGCGCCATTACCCTAACAGTTCCCTTGCCTCTCACATAATTGGGATTGCAGGGATAGACAATCAGGGTTTAGAAGGCCTGGAATGGTTTTATGACAAGGTCTTAAGGGGTACCACCGGCTACCTTGCGATTGAAAAGGATGCCGGCGGAAGAAGTATTCCCCATGCAAAACACTCTTTCATTCCGCCTACAGATGGAAATACCCTGGTTTTAACTATTGATGAAACCATTCAGTATATTGTGGAGCGGGAACTTGATAAGCTTTTTAATAGCCCAACTAACCCCAAAGCTGCTACAATTGTAGTAATGGACCCAAAAACCGGCGACGTTTTGGCCTTGGCCAACCGGCCAACTTTTAACCCAAATAACTTTGCGGCCTACCCTCAGAGAAACCGTCGCAACATAGCGGTATCCGATGTGTATGAACCAGGCTCAACATTTAAAATAATCACTGCGGCTGCTGCCCTTGAAGAAGGGGTGGTAGCGGAGCAGGAGCGCTTTTACGATCCGGGTTATATAAGGGTTGGCAGAGAAATAATAAACTGCTGGCGGCGTGGCCGGCCGCACGGCAGCCAATCCTTTGTTGAGGCGGTACTAAATTCCTGCAACCCTGCGTTTGTTACGATAGGGTTGCGGCTGGAAGAACGCCGGAGAGGAAGCTTTTACGAATATATTCATGGTTTTGGTTTCGGAAGCCCTACTGGTCTGGATTTGAGCGGAGAGGCAAAAGGCCTTTTGCGTCCTGCTGACAGATTGAGACAAATCAATATTGCTACCATTTCAATTGGTCAAGGTATTGCGGTGACACCTATTCAGCTGGCTACTGCTATGTCTGCCCTGATGAACGATGGTGTGTTAATGAAGCCACGTTTAGTTAAGGAAATCCGGGACAGTGAGGGGAAAGTGGCAAGAACTTTTGAGCCGAAACCAGTGCGTCAGGTAGTTTCAAAGGAAACAGCATTGCAGATGGCCAGTATTCTGGAACATGTAGTGAGCAGAGGCACCGGCCGCAGGGCTTACATACCAGGTTACCGTGCTGGTGGGAAAACAGGTACTGCCCAGAAGGTAGAGGGGGGCAAGTATGTTGAAGGCAGGTACATTGCATCTTTTTTAGGAGTTGCTCCGGTAAATGACCCCAGGCTGGTGTGCCTGGTAATAGTTGATGAACCACAGGGAGTTTATTATGGCGGTGTTGTTGCCGCTCCGATTTTTAAAAACGTTGTTGAGGATGCCCTGCGGTATTTAAATGTTCCTACTCAGTATGATCCCCGGTCAGAAAGGCCAAAAACAGAACCTCAAGCAGTTGAAGTGTCGGTGCCAGATGTTAACGGAATGTCCTTGGAAAGAGCGCAGGCTGTAATCAATGCCGCCGGTTTATTGGCTCAGGTTCAAGGCAATGGGCCCATAGTAATCAATCAGGTTCCGAAAGGTGCAGCAAGGGTAAAAGCAGGTACCAGGGTGATCATCTACGCCGGTTCAGGAGCGGCGGGCGCTGGGTCCCGCTTGGTTGTGCCAGATGTGACGGGCCGCCGGATCAGTGAATCTGTAATCCTGCTGGAGGCAATGGGACTGAAGCTTTTACCTGAGGGAACCGCGGGCGAGGCTGTTAAGCAGCACCCTATTCCAGGCACGATAGTTGAGCAGGGGTCTGCGATCAGGGTGAAGTTTCAGGAGCCCCCCCAAGTTGTTGAGAGCATTAGTCCGTAAAAGTTGATAAATGAATCTGAGGCGATGAATATCGCCTCTATTCATAATTGTAGTCTGCCTGGCATTGTATTTAAGTTGCTCAAGGATTAAAATGTGGCTGTGCAGTGTATAATTTTATTAATGGTCGTTTCTGGAATCATTTCGGGGGGTGAAGAGGTTGGGAATGAAACTGCCTGAGCTGTTAAAAGGCTTGCCGGTATTGGCTTCAAAAGGGGATCTGGAAGTTTTTATTCAATCCATCACTTATGATTCCCGCAAAGTTTGCTCCGGAGCCCTTTTTGTTGCTGTGAAGGGATTCAAAGTCGATGGTCATATATTCACTTCTGCTGCCGCAAGGGCCGGGGCCGCAGCCCTGGTGGTCCAGGAACCTATAGAAAACATTGATGACAGTGTGCCTGTGATCAGGGTTGCTGACACCCGTTTTGCTCTGGGAATTTTATCGGCAAATTTCTACCGGTATCCCAGCCGGGAATTCCGGTTGGTTGGTGTAACCGGAACCAATGGCAAGACAACCGTCACCCATCTGATTGAGGCAATTGCAGCTTACCATGGCATGCGGACCGGGCTAATTGGTACGGTTGGCAACAGAATTGCGGGCCGATTGCTGTCATCAACTCATACCACGCCCGAGTCCCTGGATCTTCAGGACTTATTCCGGAAAATGGCTGATGAGAAGGTTCAGTATGTATCCATGGAAGTTTCATCCCATGCGCTGGAGCTAAATCGAGTTGTGGGC from Syntrophomonadaceae bacterium includes:
- a CDS encoding CehA/McbA family metallohydrolase, yielding MWEYIANLHVHTNYSDGSGSVRDIVHAAENAGIDVVGITDHSTLAAWERGEEGWHGAVFVLVGVEINQAINHYLAFGIENLVADDDALPQNVINKVHQMGGIGFIAHPYEKGSPLIESGRSFPWTDWQVKDYTGICIWNYTSQWRDSIRSASEALWRVYIAPNNPIKSACPGALWRWDQENLKRQVVAIGGSDAHAVQVKYGPFKPVIFPYEFLFRCINTHILTGTPLAGNHPNDRQILLTALAQGHCFIAFDYYYPARGFRFQAVNDHQLLSVMGDTCPLSPGVALEVALPYPGEIRLIKNGQLTVVQKGSKAGWRIAEPGVYRVEVWKRVYGLKSMAWIYSNPIYVC
- a CDS encoding rhodanese-like domain-containing protein; its protein translation is MAVAIGLAILLYLAAGSLTYLSSPEYKRISPQDAKQRLETEKTIVLLDVRTQEEHQEKRIPGSTLIPVDNLAANVLNVIPDKQTVIIIYCRSGRRSEIAARMLLKLGYREVFDLGGINDWPYEVQQNKLHK
- the mraZ gene encoding division/cell wall cluster transcriptional repressor MraZ codes for the protein MFMGEFHHSIDEKGRLTLPARFRDGLGERFVITKGLDNCLFVYPMDEWANLEQKLRVLPFTNGDARAFVRFFLSGAAECELDRQGRILLPANLREYGQLEKDAVVIGVSSRVEIWAKEAWEVYSQKAQINYEGLAEKIVDLGI
- the rsmH gene encoding 16S rRNA (cytosine(1402)-N(4))-methyltransferase RsmH, producing MEFAHTPVLLRETIEHLNIIPDGVYVDCTVGGAGHSHAIARRLNQSGVLVGIDQDPAAIRAAGQQLAASAARVHLVHANFSEVSEVLRALNLKKANGFIFDLGVSSHQLDELERGFAYMQEAPLDMRMDPVRQTKTAKDLVNNLSEEEIAHLLWQYGEERWAKRIAAFVVEHRALSPVETTSRLVNIIKAAIPKGARKDGPHPAKRTFQALRIAVNDELEHLRKALDQVAHFLIRGGRLCVITFHSLEDRIVKHKINELARSCSCPGEIPFCVCNQEPLLKPVFRKPIVPSAGEIAENPRARSAKLRVAERV
- a CDS encoding cell division protein FtsL, with translation MSLAQAKQDYSYRYQISPQTQDLGQQNRKKRCAGSRHGHVIVFGFVLICFALGLSIVAQTARLNAKGYYLYKLQNEVQSLGREADIIRLEIAQMRTLARVENIAVAQLGMRRPGTADWGVLPESQRLELPNQAVASASVLPPGQKPVAGMLNKLLASWFGLGSHAKASEN
- a CDS encoding stage V sporulation protein D, whose amino-acid sequence is MLSKVNINKRVTVLFLLLIAVLSGLNLRMAWIQLVKGSEYQQRALDNRLREIPVEAKRGKILDRNDKELAVSITTPSIGAFPLEVRRSGKAEEIAAKLAPLLELTEDEVLKSITRKEYFWWIKRKVPFNVGAMIKELDLPGIRVVEESQRHYPNSSLASHIIGIAGIDNQGLEGLEWFYDKVLRGTTGYLAIEKDAGGRSIPHAKHSFIPPTDGNTLVLTIDETIQYIVERELDKLFNSPTNPKAATIVVMDPKTGDVLALANRPTFNPNNFAAYPQRNRRNIAVSDVYEPGSTFKIITAAAALEEGVVAEQERFYDPGYIRVGREIINCWRRGRPHGSQSFVEAVLNSCNPAFVTIGLRLEERRRGSFYEYIHGFGFGSPTGLDLSGEAKGLLRPADRLRQINIATISIGQGIAVTPIQLATAMSALMNDGVLMKPRLVKEIRDSEGKVARTFEPKPVRQVVSKETALQMASILEHVVSRGTGRRAYIPGYRAGGKTGTAQKVEGGKYVEGRYIASFLGVAPVNDPRLVCLVIVDEPQGVYYGGVVAAPIFKNVVEDALRYLNVPTQYDPRSERPKTEPQAVEVSVPDVNGMSLERAQAVINAAGLLAQVQGNGPIVINQVPKGAARVKAGTRVIIYAGSGAAGAGSRLVVPDVTGRRISESVILLEAMGLKLLPEGTAGEAVKQHPIPGTIVEQGSAIRVKFQEPPQVVESISP